The Amblyomma americanum isolate KBUSLIRL-KWMA chromosome 5, ASM5285725v1, whole genome shotgun sequence genome window below encodes:
- the LOC144132502 gene encoding uncharacterized protein LOC144132502, which produces MTSLQLPTFDDTSDKWKAYLIRAEAYFEANAITDSKQQRALLVAALSTQTVQVLAGRIAPRTPNSLTYDEAVAALNSYYDPKRHEIAESYKFFTRCQQEGEAVRAFLVEIRRIADGCNFGSALDRMLRDRIVCGVRSTNLRKQLLAKKDLTLEEAEALAIAAETAENDANDISGAPPTVLRMQASHRSSSRDTSGAAQECGRCGSTKHDDNACRWANARCFRCRQRGHLAKKCYRARTDENAARRTASVKTLTVETASRNENKDEAHIWTLISGRKNGLEPPLRRTFRWGEIDLDMEVDTGSPVCVISRNVYDRHRAQWPRLKSPHVKLSCYAGQLPVLGELELPVQFKNVSVTCPLVVLDCSGPSLCGRDLIAALGKTGVTMEELTAPDSTTGNTPSDHMVNRLLAEYKDVFSIDQGLIKGPPASLKLKETATPKFCRQFTLVTDHQPLLGLLRPDRQTPPMAAARIQRWALFLGGYQYKLQYVPGKQLLTADALSRLPAPTMEPGTDGEPPEYVLSLESLEEGGPPKEKEGHLPRCFSAISCVPD; this is translated from the exons ATGACCAGCCTGCAGCTCCCGACCTTCGACGACACGTCAGATAAGTGGAAAGCGTACCTTATAAGGGCAGAAGCATATTTTGAAGCCAATGCTATTACTGACTCAAAGCAGCAGCGAGCCTTGCTTGTGGCAGCACTCAGCACGCAGACGGTGCAAGTGTTAGCGGGACGGATTGCACCCCGGACACCGAATTCCCTCACCTATGATGAAGCAGTCGCAGCTTTAAACAGCTACTACGACCCGAAGCGTCACGAGATAGCGGAGAGCTATAAATTTTTCACCCGTTGCCAGCAAGAGGGTGAGGCAGTGCGCGCATTTCTGGTCGAAATACGGCGCATAGCAGACGGCTGCAACTTTGGGAGTGCGCTAGACCGAATGCTGCGGGATAGAATTGTTTGCGGTGTACGCTCAACTAACCTACGCAAGCAGTTACTGGCGAAGAAAGACTTGACGCTGGAGGAGGCCGAAGCGCTGGCAATAGCAGCAGAAACAGCCGAGAACGATGCAAACGATATCAGTGGAGCACCACCAACGGTGCTAAGAATGCAAGCCAGTCATCGCTCTTCGTCGCGAGATACCAGCGGGGCAGCGCAAGAGTGCGGACGATGTGGAAGCACGAAGCACGATGATAACGCCTGCCGCTGGGCTAACGCACGgtgtttccgctgcaggcaacgtgGTCATTTGGCGAAGAAATGCTACAGGGCGAGAACAGATGAAAATGCTGCTAGGCGAACCGCGAGTGTCAAGACACTGACAGTTGAAACCGCGTCTAGAAACGAGAACAAGGATGAGGCACACATCTGGACGCTAATTTCTGGTAGGAAAAACGGCCTGGAACCACCGTTACGCCGCACATTTCGGTGGGGGGAAATAGATCTAGACATGGAAGTGGACACAGGATCCCCGGTGTGCGTCATATCACGGAACGTTTACGACCGACACAGAGCGCAGTGGCCACGCTTGAAATCGCCGCATGTGAAGTTGTCATGTTACGCGGGACAACTGCCGGTGCTTGGCGAACTTGAACTTCCGGTGCAATTCAAGAACGTGTCTGTAACCTGTCCACTCGTGGTGCTTGACTGTTCAGGACCGAGTCTATGCGGCCGCGATCTGATTGCGGCACTTGGCAAGACGGGTGTTACGATGGAAGAACTCACTGCGCCGGATTCGACAACAGGAAACACGCCGAGTGACCACATGGTGAACAGACTGCTCGCTGAGTATAAGGATGTTTTTTCGATAGACCAGGGgctcatcaagggaccgccagccAGCCTAAAACTAAAGGAAACAGCGACACCGAAATTCT GTCGGCAGTTTACCCTGGTGACCGACCATCAACCACTGCTGGGACTGCTCAGACCTGACCGCCAGACGCCACCGATGGCTGCCGCGCGAATTCAACGGTGGGCGCTATTCTTGGGTGGCTACCAGTACAAGCTACAGTACGTgccagggaaacagctgctgacagCAGATGCCCTCAGCAGGCTACCAGCGCCGACTATGGAACCGGGGACCGATGGTGAACCGCCGGAATATGTCCTTTCATTGGAATCCCTGGAAGAAG GCGGACCGCCCAAAGAGAAGGAAGGTCACCTTCCGAGATGCTTCTCGGCTATCAGCTGCGTTCCCGACTAG